A single Lolium perenne isolate Kyuss_39 chromosome 6, Kyuss_2.0, whole genome shotgun sequence DNA region contains:
- the LOC127334653 gene encoding ribonuclease TUDOR 1, with product MAATTGPSGWLRGKVKAVTSGDCLLIMGSTKAEIPPEKSITLSYLMAPRLARRNGVDEPFAWESREFLRKLCIGKEVTFRVDYTAPNIGREFGTVFLGDKNVAYSVVAAGWARVKEQGPKGGEQSPYLAELQRLEEVAKQQDLGRWSKEPGAAEESIRDLPPSAIGESSGFDAKGFAVANKGNSLEAIVEQVRDGSTVRVYLLPSFQFVQIYVAGVQAPSMGRRPPNPAVVTEVEGTADGTTNGDDSGETPAPLTTAQRLAASAVSTEIPADRFGREAKHFTETRVLNRDVRIVVEGTDSFNNIIGSVYYPDGDTAKDLSLELVENGLAKYVEWSANMLDVEIKVKLKNAELQAKKEQLRIWTGFKPPVTNSKPIHDQKFTGKVVEVVSGDCIIVADDAAPYGSPSAERRINLSSIRAPKLGNPRREDNKPETFARESKEFLRTRLIGKQVTVEMEYSRRISTVDGQNAVPATNMADTKVLDYGSVFLGSPVQAGGDDIPSAGDQPRVNVAELLLSRGFAEISKHRDYEERSHYFDALLAAHSRAEKSKKGLHSAKLSPVMHITDLTMVSAKKAKDFLPFLQRNRRQAAIVEYVFSGHRFKLTIPKETCSIAFSLSGVRCPGRDEPYSSEAIALMRRIILQRDVEIEVETVDRNGTFLGSLWESKTNISSVLLEAGLAKLSSFGLDRIADAHILTKAEQSAKKKKLKIWENYVEGEEVTNGSASESKQKEILKVVVTEVLGGGKFYAQTIGDQRVSSIQQQLASLSLKEAPVIGAFNPVKGEIVLAQFSLDNSWNRAMIVSGPRGGVVSVDDKFEVFYIDYGNQEVVPYSRIRPASPSVSSSPALAQLCSLAYIKVPGLEDDYGQEAAEYLSECLLGNSKQYRAMIEERDTTGGKSKGQGTGTVFIVTLVDAETESSINAAMLEEGLARLERSKRWDTNERKTALQNLEQFQEKAKKERLRLWQYGDVESDEEEPAPGARKTGGRR from the exons ATGGCAGCCACCACAGGACCGTCAGGATGGCTAAGGGGTAAGGTGAAAGCTGTGACTTCTGGGGACTGCCTTCTCATCATGGGGAGTACAAAGGCGGAGATCCCGCCAGAGAAATCCATCACTCTGTCATACCTTATGGCCCCAAGACTG GCTCGTCGTAACGGGGTGGATGAGCCATTTGCCTGGGAAAGTAGGGAGTTTCTGAGGAAGCTATGCATAGGAAAG GAGGTCACATTTAGAGTGGATTACACCGCTCCGAATATCGGACGGGAATTTGGTACTGTTTTCCTTGGCGACAAGAATGTCGCTTACTCGGTAGTTGCTGCAGGATGGGCAAGG gtgaaggagcaagggccaAAGGGGGGTGAACAAAGCCCATACCTCGCTGAGCTGCAAAGGTTGGaggaagttgcaaagcaacaagatttggGCCGCTGGAGCAAG GAGCCCGGTGCGGCTGAAGAATCGATAAGAGATCTCCCACCATCAGCAATTGGTGAGTCAAGTGGTTTCGATGCAAAAGGTTTCGCGGTTGCAAATAAAGGCAACAGCCTAGAAGCCATTGTTGAGCAAGTTCGTGATGGCAGTACTGTTCGTGTTTACTTGCTCCCAAGTTTCCAATTTGTCCAGATATATGTTGCTGGAGTACAG GCTCCGTCGATGGGTAGACGCCCACCTAATCCTGCCGTTGTTACCGAAGTCGAGGGAACTGCTGATGGCACTACAAATGGTGACGATTCTGGGGAAACTCCTGCACCACTGACTACAGCACAAAGGCTTGCCGCATCAGCAGTCTCTACTGAGATTCCAGCAGATAGGTTTGGAAGAGAAGCTAAGCACTTCACAGAGACTCGAGTTCTGAATAGAGAT GTGCGGATTGTGGTGGAAGGCACAGACagttttaataatataattgGTTCGGTGTATTACCCTGATGGTGACACTGCGAAGGACTTGTCACTTGAGCTTGTTGAAAAC GGCCTTGCCAAATATGTTGAGTGGAGTGCAAACATGCTAGATGTCGAAATCAAAGTAAAACTGAAGAACGCTGAACTTCAGGCAAAAAAGGAACAGCTGCGAATTTGGACTGGATTTAAGCCCCCAGTGACTAACTCAAAGCCAATCCATGACCAGAAATTTACTGGAAAG GTGGTAGAAGTTGTCAGTGGGGATTGCATTATTGTTGCTGATGATGCTGCTCCATATGGCAGTCCTTCAGCTGAACGACGAATTAATCTTTCAAGTATTAGAGCTCCTAAGCTAGGCAATCCTCGTAGAGAGGACAACAAGCCTGAAACTTTTGCTCGTGAATCTAAGGAGTTTTTGCGCACACGGTTGATTGGAAAACAA GTAACAGTGGAAATGGAATATTCTAGAAGGATCAGCACTGTGGATGGACAGAATGCTGTGCCAGCAACGAACATGGCTGATACGAAAGTTCTGGATTATGGTTCAGTTTTTCTAGGTTCACCAGTGCAGGCTGGCGGAGATGACATTCCGAGCGCAGGCGACCAGCCTAGAGTTAATGTTGCTGAGCTTTTACTCTCACGGGGCTTTGCTGAGATATCCAAACACCGTGATTACGAGGAAAGATCACATTATTTTGATGCTCTATTAGCAGCTCACTCACGCGCTGAGAAATCAAAGAAAGGACTTCATTCAGCCAAACTTTCTCCTGTGATGCATATAACAGATTTAACAATG GTTTCTGCAAAGAAGGCTAAAGACTTCCTTCCCTTCCTACAACGGAACAGAAGGCAGGCTGCTATAGTTGAATATGTTTTCAGTGGCCACCGTTTCAAACTGACAATTCCAAAGGAGACTTGCAGCATCGCCTTTTCATTGTCTGGTGTTAGGTGCCCTGGTAGAGATGAGCCTTACTCGAGCGAAGCTATTGCTTTGATGAGGAGGATCATTTTACAACGTGATGTGGAG ATTGAGGTTGAAACAGTGGATAGAAATGGAACGTTCTTAGGTTCCTTGTGGGAGTCCAAGACCAACATATCATCTGTTCTTTTGGAGGCTGGCCTTGCCAAGCTTAGTTCATTTGGCTTGGATCGGATTGCAGATGCTCACATCCTCACAAAAGCTGAACAGTCTGCAAAGAAGAAAAAACTTAAG ATATGGGAGAACTACGTAGAGGGCGAAGAAGTTACTAACGGATCAGCCTCAGAATCCAAACAAAAGGAAATTCTCAAG GTTGTTGTTACGGAAGTTCTTGGTGGTGGAAAGTTCTATGCCCAGACAATAGGTGACCAGAGAGTGTCATCCATTCAACAGCAACTTGCATCATTGTCACTTAAAGAGGCACCGGTCATTGGTGCTTTTAATCCTGTGAAGGGAGAGATAGTCCTTGCTCAGTTTAGCCTCGACAACTCCTGGAATAGAGCAATG ATTGTTAGTGGACCTCGAGGAGGTGTAGTATCTGTAGACGATAAGTTTGAAGTATTCTACATCGATTATGGTAACCAAGAAGTGGTTCCTTACAGTCGCATACGCCCAGCAAGCCCATCTGTTTCTTCCTCTCCCGCTCTTGCTCAGCTGTGCAGTCTTGCCTACATAAAAGTACCTGGTCTGGAAGATGATTATGGTCAGGAAGCAGCTGAGTATCTTAGTGAATGCCTGCTCGGCAATTCAAAACAATACCGTGCAATGATCGAAGAACGTGATACTACTGGGGGAAAATCAAAGGGACAAGGGACTGGAACTGTTTTCATCGTGACTCTGGTCGATGCAGAGACAGAATCCAGCATCAATGCTGCCATGCTCGAG GAAGGGCTTGCTCGGCTTGAAAGAAGCAAGAGATGGGacaccaatgagaggaagacaGCTCTCCAGAATCTAGAACAGTTCCAGGAGAAAGCAAAGAAGGAAAGGCTACGGCTTTGGCAGTATGGAGATGTTGAATCGGATGAGGAGGAGCCGGCTCCAGGTGCAAGAAAAACTGGAGGACGTCGGTAA